The following coding sequences lie in one Sporomusaceae bacterium FL31 genomic window:
- a CDS encoding sensor histidine kinase, with protein MKTKYGCRLLLFILLVNLTVGLSLATAQNEGRTEVLVLHSYSPDYEWTQTEQQGLDSILKPLENQIKVRIEYMDSNHSPGLLQGSLLKQLYKEKFAHSAFSAIIVTDNAALEFLRVNRDELFPGVPVIFCGVNGYDESMIRGFKDVTGVAEDNDFLGLFEIALQLHPKTKRIMIYGIPDDPSHIANVALIRKLLPEFKRQVAVEIREFPDIEDCITDIHTLPEDSLVIAVGSMRTKGGEGVNLQRANEIISAAVSVPVYTGWDFGLNHGAIGGLVVSGKDQGRLAAEMALRILNGEAPADIEILQHVRNVYMFDYKQLLRHDLIDRKLPEGAVIFNSPDFSYRVSREAYWTGAVALVVLVATIIILSANIRKRQRAEAALMASEEKYSKAFRNCADVVGIAKLSDGNYIEVSDAFFETFGYDRGEVIDKPSSAYIQDDGADRSFRLWLSATERNQLFEKLGQDGFLKNHETHWCTKSGEIRVGLYSAEVMTINGEDCIVYVWHDITERKWAEQELRRVNDDLEHKVEHRTQELSSLNQELIAMNEELQAINEELHHEVEVRRRIEEKLADANDELKRAFDELKAMQAHLVQSEKMAALGNLVAGVAHEINTPLGVGVTAASHLKQLTDQFKDFCQNGAPRRQDLIDYLHDLEEAVTITLKNLERAAKLVYSFKQVSVDQSSEVRREFNINSYLAEILLSMQPQLKRTKHTVSVECHDELKIDGYPGAFAQIVTNLVMNSLTHAFDPGDEGRISIKVERTNNHLLFIYSDNGKGMQQNVLAKIFDPFFTTKRGIGGTGLGLYVVYNIVTQQFNGTIKCESQLGQGTTFHIHLPIGKEGTIDGKRG; from the coding sequence ATGAAAACAAAATATGGGTGTCGGTTGTTACTGTTCATATTATTAGTCAATCTAACTGTTGGCTTATCACTAGCGACCGCTCAGAATGAAGGGCGTACCGAGGTGTTAGTGCTGCATTCGTACAGTCCTGACTATGAATGGACTCAGACCGAGCAGCAAGGCCTTGATAGCATTCTAAAGCCCCTGGAAAATCAAATTAAAGTGCGCATTGAGTATATGGATTCAAATCATAGCCCAGGCTTATTGCAAGGCTCGCTGCTAAAGCAGCTATACAAAGAAAAATTCGCACATAGCGCTTTTTCGGCGATTATTGTTACCGATAATGCTGCCCTGGAGTTTCTCCGAGTCAATCGGGATGAGTTATTCCCAGGGGTTCCAGTCATCTTTTGTGGTGTCAATGGTTATGATGAGTCCATGATTCGGGGATTTAAAGATGTTACTGGAGTGGCTGAAGACAATGATTTTCTAGGATTGTTTGAGATTGCCCTGCAGCTGCATCCCAAAACCAAGCGAATTATGATCTATGGGATACCGGATGATCCGTCTCATATTGCCAATGTAGCGTTAATACGAAAGCTGCTGCCGGAATTTAAACGCCAAGTTGCTGTTGAGATCAGGGAATTTCCGGATATTGAGGATTGCATTACCGATATTCATACACTGCCGGAAGATAGTCTTGTGATCGCTGTGGGAAGCATGCGGACTAAGGGCGGTGAAGGGGTTAACCTGCAGCGTGCCAATGAAATCATTTCTGCGGCTGTTTCGGTACCTGTCTATACAGGCTGGGACTTTGGGTTAAATCACGGTGCAATCGGCGGATTGGTTGTGAGCGGCAAAGATCAGGGGCGGCTTGCTGCCGAAATGGCTTTGCGTATTTTAAATGGGGAAGCACCTGCCGACATCGAAATCTTGCAGCATGTAAGAAATGTCTACATGTTTGATTATAAGCAATTGTTACGGCATGACTTAATTGATCGTAAGCTTCCTGAAGGTGCTGTCATTTTTAATTCGCCTGATTTTTCTTATCGGGTTAGCCGTGAAGCTTACTGGACAGGTGCAGTTGCCTTGGTTGTTTTGGTTGCTACCATCATCATTCTTTCCGCTAATATTAGAAAACGGCAACGGGCTGAAGCCGCATTGATGGCATCTGAAGAAAAGTATTCAAAAGCCTTTCGCAATTGCGCCGATGTTGTCGGTATTGCCAAACTAAGTGACGGAAATTATATAGAAGTCAGTGATGCCTTCTTTGAAACATTCGGTTACGACCGCGGTGAGGTTATTGATAAACCATCGTCTGCCTATATTCAGGATGATGGTGCTGATCGTTCTTTTCGGTTGTGGTTAAGTGCCACAGAACGGAATCAACTCTTTGAAAAATTAGGCCAAGACGGCTTTTTAAAGAACCATGAGACGCATTGGTGTACAAAGTCCGGCGAAATCAGAGTTGGTTTATATTCGGCCGAAGTGATGACCATCAACGGCGAAGATTGCATTGTCTATGTTTGGCACGATATTACTGAACGCAAGTGGGCTGAACAAGAACTTCGCAGGGTTAATGATGATCTGGAGCATAAAGTTGAACATAGAACCCAGGAGCTTTCATCGCTGAATCAGGAATTGATTGCTATGAACGAAGAACTGCAAGCCATCAATGAAGAACTGCATCACGAGGTTGAGGTGCGGCGGCGGATTGAAGAGAAACTGGCTGATGCCAATGATGAGTTAAAACGTGCATTTGACGAATTGAAAGCCATGCAGGCTCATTTGGTACAGTCAGAGAAAATGGCAGCCTTGGGTAATTTGGTTGCGGGGGTAGCTCATGAAATTAATACCCCGTTAGGAGTTGGTGTGACGGCAGCGTCGCATCTCAAACAACTCACAGATCAATTTAAGGATTTTTGCCAAAACGGTGCTCCGCGCCGGCAGGATCTGATTGACTACTTGCATGACCTTGAAGAAGCCGTAACGATCACACTGAAGAATTTGGAACGAGCCGCCAAGCTGGTGTACAGCTTTAAGCAGGTGTCGGTAGATCAATCAAGTGAAGTGCGGCGTGAATTTAATATTAACAGCTATTTGGCTGAGATTCTACTCAGTATGCAGCCACAACTTAAAAGAACCAAGCATACGGTTAGTGTTGAATGTCATGATGAATTAAAGATTGATGGCTATCCTGGCGCATTTGCTCAGATTGTTACCAATCTGGTTATGAACTCTTTGACTCATGCCTTTGACCCTGGCGATGAGGGCAGAATTTCCATCAAGGTAGAACGTACGAACAATCATCTGCTTTTTATCTATTCCGATAATGGTAAGGGAATGCAACAGAATGTACTGGCTAAAATTTTTGACCCTTTCTTTACAACGAAACGTGGGATTGGCGGCACTGGCTTAGGCTTATATGTAGTGTATAATATAGTCACTCAACAATTTAATGGTACGATAAAATGTGAAAGTCAACTCGGTCAGGGAACAACTTTTCATATTCACTTACCGATCGGGAAAGAGGGGACAATCGATGGAAAGCGTGGATGA
- the corA_2 gene encoding magnesium transport protein CorA, with translation MRNFRGIARKQGMSPGTLVYVGETRDEKATLSLVEYDKDTILESHFSRVTELLRHGLNHQISWININGVHDVAVVGQIGEFFGIHPLVLEDIVNTHQRPKFEDHDHYSYLVLKMLLPASDGYSTEIQQVSLIVGVNYVISFQELPSKIFDAVKARLFSPLGRMRTLGADYLAYALIDAIIDNYYEVLEFFGEQIEELEDRVVLKPDPLVIKEIHTLKNELLFMRKSVWPLREVINAIQRGDSPMFAAETRIYIRDIYDHTIQVIDTIEMYRDMVSGMLDIYLSSISNRLNEVMKVLTIISTIFIPLNFIAGVYGMNFKYMPELEFVWGYPAILVLMAAVAGSLLYFFRKRSWL, from the coding sequence ATGAGAAACTTCAGGGGAATTGCCCGAAAACAAGGAATGTCACCTGGCACGCTGGTCTATGTCGGAGAAACACGTGACGAGAAAGCCACACTCAGTTTAGTTGAATATGATAAAGATACAATTCTTGAAAGTCATTTTTCCAGAGTTACTGAGCTTTTGCGGCATGGGTTGAATCATCAAATCAGTTGGATTAATATCAATGGAGTTCATGATGTTGCTGTTGTCGGGCAAATTGGTGAATTTTTTGGTATTCACCCGCTGGTATTAGAAGATATTGTTAATACCCATCAGCGTCCCAAGTTTGAAGATCATGACCACTACTCCTACCTAGTGCTTAAAATGCTGCTCCCGGCGAGTGACGGGTATAGTACCGAAATCCAACAGGTGAGTCTAATCGTAGGGGTAAACTATGTAATTTCCTTTCAAGAGCTGCCTAGTAAAATATTTGATGCTGTCAAAGCTCGCCTGTTTAGTCCACTCGGCCGTATGCGTACTTTGGGAGCAGACTATTTAGCTTACGCGCTCATTGACGCGATTATTGATAATTACTACGAGGTTTTGGAGTTTTTTGGAGAACAAATTGAAGAGTTGGAAGATCGGGTGGTTTTAAAGCCAGACCCGTTGGTAATCAAAGAAATACATACATTAAAGAATGAGTTACTGTTTATGCGTAAATCGGTATGGCCGCTCAGGGAGGTTATTAATGCTATTCAGCGAGGCGACTCGCCGATGTTTGCTGCTGAAACCCGGATATATATTCGGGATATTTATGATCATACCATTCAGGTCATTGATACCATTGAAATGTACCGTGACATGGTATCTGGTATGCTGGATATTTATCTGTCGAGCATTAGCAATCGTTTGAATGAAGTCATGAAAGTATTGACCATTATATCGACAATTTTTATTCCGCTTAATTTTATTGCCGGAGTCTATGGCATGAATTTTAAGTATATGCCTGAGCTGGAGTTTGTTTGGGGTTATCCGGCGATTTTAGTCTTGATGGCAGCAGTTGCCGGTTCTTTACTTTATTTTTTCCGTAAACGCTCCTGGTTGTAA
- the ykuD gene encoding putative L,D-transpeptidase YkuD, translating to MAYSITISISMRRLTLFNNGKPIKSYPVGVGKQYSPTPTGRFTIATKRQNPGGPFGAMWLGLSIPHVGIHGTNNPSSIGGFVSKGCIRMQNRDVLELAGLVPIGTPVTIIS from the coding sequence ATGGCATATTCAATCACGATATCCATCAGTATGAGACGCTTAACGTTATTTAATAACGGTAAACCTATTAAATCATACCCGGTTGGTGTTGGCAAACAATACTCGCCTACGCCCACCGGTCGTTTTACAATAGCGACTAAACGCCAAAATCCTGGTGGACCTTTTGGCGCCATGTGGCTGGGACTGAGTATACCCCATGTAGGCATACATGGTACGAATAATCCATCATCAATTGGCGGCTTTGTATCGAAAGGCTGCATTCGTATGCAAAATCGTGATGTATTAGAGTTGGCTGGCCTCGTCCCCATCGGTACACCAGTGACTATTATTTCATAA
- a CDS encoding metal-dependent phosphohydrolase, which yields MESVDEFLFEDDRNKFCHDRTSAKLAQGNAAWKVLIVDDEEDVHDVTRMTLKRLIFDGRRVEFHSATSAAQAKEILKMIPDIAVMLLDVVMEEEYAGLSLVHYVRRDLKNSMVRIILRTGHPGQAPEESVTIEYDINDYREKTELTTQRLMTAVVTALRSYRDLQTIDENRRDLKQVITSSIQIFRIQSTKSFAAEILRQLTLLACLQPHGSCPQLSGFVAERKNHEEFVILVGTGRYQPLTGQLLQENIPDKLSLDIQAAYQENRCIYQDDRIILYCQSNLGPENIICIEGFGPISEWAQDLLAMLRLNVLVAYDNIYLNQEIEATQRECILTLGEIAESRSPETGNHVKRVGEIARILALRYGLSEYEAELIKIAASMHDLGKLAIQDAILNKPGILTHEEFDIMKNHAELGYEMLKSSKRSLFQTAALIAREHHENYDGSGYPHGLKSEGINIYSRIVALADVFDALGTKRVYKNSWTKDQIIEYLWEQKGKKFDPQLVELFFEHQEEIFAVRENFPDE from the coding sequence ATGGAAAGCGTGGATGAATTCCTATTTGAGGACGACCGTAATAAATTTTGCCATGATCGCACCAGTGCAAAGCTAGCACAAGGAAATGCTGCCTGGAAGGTTTTAATCGTGGATGATGAGGAAGATGTGCACGATGTAACCCGAATGACATTAAAACGCTTAATTTTTGATGGCCGCCGTGTGGAATTTCACAGCGCTACCTCGGCTGCGCAAGCCAAAGAGATCCTGAAAATGATTCCCGATATTGCCGTTATGCTACTGGACGTGGTAATGGAAGAAGAATACGCTGGCTTGTCGTTGGTTCATTATGTTCGCAGAGATTTGAAAAACTCAATGGTGCGGATTATTCTGCGAACTGGGCACCCCGGTCAAGCTCCTGAAGAAAGTGTAACTATTGAATACGATATTAATGATTATCGTGAAAAAACCGAACTGACCACTCAGCGGTTAATGACTGCTGTTGTAACCGCACTTCGGTCCTATCGTGACTTGCAGACCATTGATGAAAATCGTCGTGATTTAAAGCAGGTCATCACTTCATCGATCCAGATTTTCCGGATACAATCTACAAAAAGCTTTGCTGCAGAAATTTTGCGGCAGTTGACCTTACTGGCCTGTCTTCAACCTCATGGCAGCTGTCCACAATTGTCCGGATTTGTCGCTGAACGGAAAAACCACGAAGAGTTTGTTATTCTTGTTGGCACAGGCCGATATCAGCCGTTAACTGGTCAGTTATTGCAGGAGAATATTCCAGACAAACTAAGCCTGGACATTCAAGCCGCGTATCAGGAAAACCGCTGTATTTACCAGGATGACCGGATCATTCTTTATTGCCAGAGCAATTTGGGGCCTGAGAATATTATTTGTATAGAAGGCTTTGGACCAATCAGCGAATGGGCACAGGACTTGTTAGCGATGCTAAGGCTGAATGTTCTGGTTGCCTATGATAATATCTACTTGAATCAGGAAATTGAAGCTACTCAGCGCGAATGTATCTTAACATTAGGGGAAATTGCCGAGTCGCGTTCACCAGAGACTGGCAACCATGTAAAACGGGTAGGCGAAATAGCACGCATTTTGGCATTGCGCTACGGACTATCTGAGTATGAAGCCGAATTGATTAAGATTGCAGCTTCCATGCATGATCTTGGCAAGTTGGCTATTCAGGATGCTATTTTGAATAAGCCGGGAATTTTAACCCACGAAGAGTTTGATATTATGAAAAACCATGCTGAGCTGGGCTATGAGATGCTTAAATCTTCGAAGCGATCACTCTTTCAGACTGCTGCGCTTATTGCCCGCGAGCACCACGAAAACTATGACGGATCAGGGTATCCACACGGTCTTAAATCTGAAGGGATTAATATATACAGCCGGATTGTTGCTTTAGCCGATGTCTTTGATGCGTTGGGTACTAAAAGGGTTTATAAGAACTCTTGGACCAAGGATCAGATTATTGAGTATTTATGGGAACAAAAAGGAAAGAAATTTGATCCTCAGTTAGTAGAATTATTCTTTGAACATCAGGAAGAAATTTTTGCTGTTCGTGAGAATTTCCCTGACGAATAA